A single genomic interval of Arachis duranensis cultivar V14167 chromosome 7, aradu.V14167.gnm2.J7QH, whole genome shotgun sequence harbors:
- the LOC107457905 gene encoding protein FAR1-RELATED SEQUENCE 5-like, with the protein MLRFTKRDLYNYVHSQRIAKIADGDAAATISYLEGKTNANMMTVARYTKTMEDQLGSLLWADEQMTADYKLFGDVLAFDATYQSNKYKKPLVVFSGSNHHKQMTIFGFALLEDDKVRTYRWVLLNILDIMGDKTPSVVVTDGDKAMRAAIAEVLPSSRHRLCAWHLEKNCVMRVKDPQFRKVFKKVVYANFDVAEFEEYWKTAVESLGLMNNSWVKSTYEIRHSWATAYLRGTFCAGLLELVQRLDRVVKDYRNNEVTAQFFSQYYTPVLTTGLDKIELFASRIYIRTVFKEVRKQIKGVSSLLFVAKDSISMTSVHSLLPHILRDEVRGPKKIPSGLILRRWCKDAKEWPAIASDGMDGHSNRILRYGALCSALSVVAKLASEDVSDFAVAREAITSLAQRLHGRRENIREGQSGGR; encoded by the exons ATGCTTCGATTCACGAAGAGGGATCTGTACAACTACGTTCACAGCCAGAGAATAGCTAAAATAGCCGATGGGGACGCAGCAGCAACGATAAGTTATCTGGAGGGTAAGACCAATGCCAACATGATGACAGTTGCTAGATATACCAAGACAATGGAGGATCAACTTGGTAGCCTTCTCTGGGCTGATGAGCAGATGACGGCAGATTACAAGTTGTTTGGTGACGTGCTTGCATTCGATGCAACATACCAGTCGAACAAGTACAAGAAGCCACTAGTCGTCTTCTCTGGTTCCAATCACCACAAGCAGATGACAATTTTCGGGTTTGCATTGCTGGAGGATGATAAGGTCCGTACCTATCGGTGGGTTTTGTTGAACATTCTTGATATCATGGGTGACAAAACGCCTTCCGTTGTGGTCACCGATGGCGATAAAGCTATGCGGGCAGCTATTGCGGAAGTGTTGCCCTCCTCCAGGCACCGCCTATGCGCCTGGCACTTGGAAAAAAACTGTGTGATGCGGGTCAAAGATCCTCAGTTCCGTAAGGTGTTCAAGAAAGTAGTTTATGCAAACTTCGACGTGGCGGAATTTGAGGAGTATTGGAAGACGGCCGTGGAGAGTTTAGGGTTAATGAACAATAGCTGGGTGAAAAGCACGTACGAGATACGACATAGTTGGGCAACTGCGTACCTGCGTGGAACTTTTTGTGCCGG CCTTCTAGAATTGGTTCAGAGATTGGATAGAGTTGTGAAAGATTACCGCAACAATGAGGTTACGGCCCAATTTTTTTCACAGTATTACACACCCGTGCTGACTACTGGACTTGACAAGATCGAGTTGTTTGCTTCTCGTATATACATAAGAACCGTGTTCAAGGAGGTGAGGAAACAAATCAAAGGGGTTAGCAGTTTATTGTTTGTGGCAAAAGACAGTATAAGCATGACATCTGT GCATTCCTTGTTGCCACATATTCTGCGTGATGAAGTACGAGGGCCTAAAAAAATTCCATCGGGTTTAATACTGAGGCGGTGGTGTAAGGATGCCAAGGAATGGCCGGCGATAGCATCGGATGGGATGGATGGCCATAGCAACCGGATACTACGGTATGGGGCTCTGTGCAGTGCATTGAGTGTCGTTGCGAAGCTTGCATCGGAAGACGTATCCGACTTCGCGGTGGCGAGGGAAGCAATAACCTCGTTGGCACAGAGGCTTCATGGCCGACGGGAAAACATTCGCGAGGGACAGTCTGGAGGGAGGTAG
- the LOC107457928 gene encoding pre-mRNA splicing factor SR-like 1 isoform X1, whose protein sequence is MEIQTCGKPIDSLLEKVLCMNILSSDYFKELYRLKTYHEVIDEIYNQVDHVEPWMTGNCRGPSTAFCLLYKFFTMKLTVKQMHGLLKHPDSPYIRAIGFLYLRYVADPKILWSWYEPYVKDDEEFSPGSNGRMTTMGVYVRDLLLGQYYFDTLFPRIPVPVLRQVTTNLEKLKLPTTHSGSTGETTRHGSDDTARRPPSVKAALSVSFGQRAPHRASTRDSSPIRRTAPAPHERNGSDDIRRSRSQSREYSDRDRDRDRSRSRDRDRDRERDRDRERERDRDRERDRDRDRDRYRDRDRSRDLDRERDRERYRDRDRDYERDRHRRDRDRERDRERSYDYDRRSRYPEREGSRDYDNGSRRHRSRSRSRSRSRSRSRSQSLQAGTARFDSRSSPQRDGGKKASASSNLAKLKDMYGDLGDNKGDANVERIPRRDNGGEEVIRLGGSNWRY, encoded by the exons ATGGAGATACAGACTTGTGGCAAGCCCATTGATTCCTTGCTGGAGAAGGTGCTTTGCATGAACATTCTGTCATCTGATTACTTCAAGGAGCTCTATCGGTTAAAGACATACCATGAAGTTATTGATGAGATTTACAATCAAGTTGATCACGTAGAGCCATGGATGACAGGAAATTGTCGTGGCCCTTCAACTGCTTTTTGCCTTCTCTACAAGTTCTTCACCATGAAGCTGACTGTCAAACAAATGCACGGGCTACTAAAACACCCCGATTCACCTTACATTAGAGCG ATTGGATTTCTGTATCTGAGATATGTCGCTGATCCGAAAATTCTGTGGAGCTGGTATGAGCCTTATGTTAAAGATGATGAG GAATTTTCTCCTGGATCCAATGGTCGAATGACTACAATGGGTGTATATGTTCGTGATCTGCTTCTTGGACAG TATTACTTTGACACCCTCTTTCCACGCATCCCTGTGCCTGTACTGCGGCAGGTAACGACTAATCTTGAAAAGTTGAAGCTACCTACTACACATTCTGGTTCAACAGGTGAAACTACCCGTCATGGTTCTGATGATACTGCCCGTCGACCACCCTCTGTAAAAGCAGCCCTGTCAGTGTCTTTTGGGCAGCGTGCACCACATCGTGCCtccacaagggattcttcaccTATCCGCCGTACAGCACCTGCCCCTCACGAAAGAAATGGCAGTGATGACATAAGAAGATCTCGCAGCCAGAGTCGTGAATATTCTGACCGGGACCGAGACCGAGACAGGTCGAGGTCCAGGGACAGGGATCGAGACCGAGAAAGGGACAGGGATCGAGAACGTGAAAGGGACAGGGATCGGGAGCGTGATAGGGACAGGGATAGGGACAGATATCGTGACCGAGATAGGAGCAGGGACTTGGATCGAGAGCGGGATCGGGAAAGATACCGGGATCGGGATAGGGATTATGAGAGGGACAGACACAGGAGAGACAGGGATCGGGAAAGAGATAGAGAGCGAAGTTACGATTACGATAGGAGGTCTCGGTATCCCGAGAGGGAAGGCAGTCGGGATTATGACAATGGCAGTAGGCGTCATCGTAGTAGGAGCAGGAGCCGAAGTAGAAGTAGGAGCAGGAGTAGAAGTCAGAGCTTGCAAGCTGGCACTGCACGGTTCGACTCACGGTCTAGTCCACAGAGAGATGGAGGCAAGAAGGCTTCTGCATCCAGTAATCTAGCTAAACTTAAAGATATGTATGGCGATTTAGGCGATAATAAAGGAGATGCCAACGTGGAACGTATCCCTAGAAGGGATAATGGAGGTGAAGAGGTTATTCGACTTGGTGGTTCTAATTGGAGGTATTGA
- the LOC107457928 gene encoding pre-mRNA splicing factor SR-like 1 isoform X2 encodes MEIQTCGKPIDSLLEKVLCMNILSSDYFKELYRLKTYHEVIDEIYNQVDHVEPWMTGNCRGPSTAFCLLYKFFTMKLTVKQMHGLLKHPDSPYIRAIGFLYLRYVADPKILWSWYEPYVKDDEEFSPGSNGRMTTMGVYVRDLLLGQSSPTRFKMHHEIANPDVFHIIS; translated from the exons ATGGAGATACAGACTTGTGGCAAGCCCATTGATTCCTTGCTGGAGAAGGTGCTTTGCATGAACATTCTGTCATCTGATTACTTCAAGGAGCTCTATCGGTTAAAGACATACCATGAAGTTATTGATGAGATTTACAATCAAGTTGATCACGTAGAGCCATGGATGACAGGAAATTGTCGTGGCCCTTCAACTGCTTTTTGCCTTCTCTACAAGTTCTTCACCATGAAGCTGACTGTCAAACAAATGCACGGGCTACTAAAACACCCCGATTCACCTTACATTAGAGCG ATTGGATTTCTGTATCTGAGATATGTCGCTGATCCGAAAATTCTGTGGAGCTGGTATGAGCCTTATGTTAAAGATGATGAG GAATTTTCTCCTGGATCCAATGGTCGAATGACTACAATGGGTGTATATGTTCGTGATCTGCTTCTTGGACAG AGCTCTCCTACCAGATTCAAGATGCATCACGAGATTGCAAATCCAGATGTGTTCCACATCATCTCATAA
- the LOC107457906 gene encoding uncharacterized protein LOC107457906, translating into MVREPAVTLHLSRLSPSWLDPITSFLENGKLPDDEKDVKKLRREAARCLGRRARLGPLVLPYNQTIIYRINSLSLTYGLDALILVEIGEPSPRLLLKGVEEAVEKDLIDEVREMAHLMETALKQRMALRYNTKVLRREFEPNDLVLRRNDIGLLTPGEGKLTTNWEGPYRVKEVIGKAAFKLERLNGKEIPRTWNASNLRRFYS; encoded by the exons ATGGTGAGGGAGCCAGCGGTCACTCTGCACCTGTCAAGGCTAAGCCCCTCATGGTTAGACCCTATCACCAGCTTCTTAGAAAACGGCAAACTCCCCGATGACGAAAAAGATGTTAAGAAACTGAGAAGGGAAGCAGCCAG GTGCTTGGGCCGACGAGCTCGCCTCGGTCCTTTGGTCCTACCGTACAATCAAACAATCATCTACCGGATAAACTCTCTTTCGCTAACATATGGGCTAGACGCATTAATACTCGTGGAGATCGGGGAGCCGAGCCCACGACTACTCTTGAAGGGAGTGGAGGAAGCGGTGGAGAAGGACCTAATAGACGAAGTCAGAGAGATGGCCCACCTGATGGAGACAGCGCTGAAGCAAAGAATGGCCCTGCGCTATAACACCAAAGTACTCAGAAGAGAGTTTGAACCAAACGACCTCGTCTTAAGGCGTAATGACATCGGCCTACTGACCCCGGGAGAGGGCAAACTGACGACAAACTGGGAAGGTCCCTACAGAGTTAAAGAGGTGATCGGCAAAGCCGCTTTCAAGTTGGAAAGGCTCAATGGTAAAGAGATTCCAAGAACGTGGAACGCGAGCAACTTGAGAAGGTTCTACTCCTAG